The DNA segment TTTTTTAATAGGTTACACCAATTTAAGTCAATTTACCAAAGCTTTTAAAATGCACCACGGCATACTACCCAGTGAGGTAAAATAATTTAAAAAAACTATGAAAACAATAAACAACCATATAGCACAAACTGAATTTATAGCTGGAAAAGCTATAATAGTAGATGTTAGAGAACCGGCAGAGTTTAAAGAAAAACATATTCCAGGTGCTTTAAATCTTCCTTCTACTAATTACGATAAAAATCATTATTCGGGATTTAAAGACATAAACATATACTTAGTTTGCGAAAGTGGAAAAAGAGCTTCGCAAATACAAAACAAATTAGCAAATGATGGCTTTGCTAACACAAAACTTCTTGAAACCCAAATGCAAAATGTGCAAAAAACAAAAGAAGTAAAAGGTTGGTCGGTAGATAGACAATTTAGAATGACCCTTGGAATGCTTTTAGCCATATTTCTGATTTTACATTTTGCAGGCATCAAATATGGTATTATTATTCCCATTATTTTAAGCACCGGATTAATTATAACCTCTATTATAGACCGCTGCTATATGAGAATGGGAATAGCTATGCTACCGTGGAATAGAGAAAAAGAATACTAAATTTAACATACTAAAATAACTCTCTTTGTCCTGTTTTATATTGTTGGTACAAATTGTAGTTTAAAGGCAAACGTTCTTTTCCTTTTAAATATTTTTGCCTTGCCAGCTGAAACTGGTCGGCTATAATTTGAGCTATATTGCCATCGCCACTCATACGCACGCCATAGCGACTGTCATTAAGTTGTCCATTATGACATTCTCTTATTTTATTTAGCACATTATCAGCTTTCATGGGGTAGTGTTTGCGTATCCAATCTTCAAACAACTGTCCCAACATGCCGTTTAACCGCACCATGGTATATCCTACAGATAAAGCTCCATGCTCGCTTACTGTTTTTACTAATTTTAATATTTCAGGGCTATTTAAAGCCGGAATTATTGGAGCCATCATCACATTAACAGGTATGCCTGCATCTGACAACTGTTTAATAGTTCTCAAAGCATTTCGCACAGATGCCGTTCGGGGTTCTAACTTGCTTTTTAATTCTTGATTTAAAGTAGTTAACGAAAAACTAACAACTATTAAATTATCTTGAGCCATTTTTTGAAGAATATCTATATCTCTGGTTATCAAAGCATTTTTGGTAATAATGCCTACAGGATGTCTGTATTTGTAAAACACTTCAAGAATGTTCCTGGTAATTCCCATTTTCCTTTCTATAGGCTGGTAGCAGTCAGTATTTCCTGCCAACATTATAGAGCTTGCTTTCCAATTTTTACTTTTTAGTTTCTCTTCTAAAAGCTGAGGAGCATTAGGTTTGTATAAAATTTTCTGTTCAAAATCTAAACCACCGCTATAATCCCAATATTCATGAGAGTTTCTTGCGTAGCAATATACGCATCCATGCTCGCACCCTTGGTAAGGATTCATAGAAAACCCTACGGGAATATCGGGACTTTTGGGCTTATTTAGTATGCTTTTAGGATATACTTTTATAAACTGTGTAGCTAAATTCTCATTAGCATACTCTTGTTTTTCCTCTTCCGTAGCAAAATCATCATAATATTTCTCTAATTGAGCTTTATGAAATTTATTTCCCGTGTTTATTTGAGCTCCTCTGCCCTTAATAATATTTTTGCCTTTATCTTCCATTTTAACTGTTTCAAGTTACAAATAAAAAGGAGCTAAACGCACTGTATGTGCTAAGTTTATTTTTCAACATATAGGTGGGTGCTAAAGACATTTGCCGCTCTAAAAAGAAAAAAACCGCTCTAAATCGGTTGTGTAAGCAACAAACTGCTTTACGAAATCCCCAATAGAACATTCTTTTTATCAACCATTCTACAACAACCAGTTTCGTTCAACCTGCGTTTTCATTATACGTCCTTCGGACGCAACGAAAATTTAGTTGTTGGGCACAGTTTTTTTATCCTACTTGTCTTATCCAATCTCGACAAATACTTTCAATTCTTTCAATTTCTATTTCAGGTAATATTCCTGTATGCATAATAATATTACGTGACATTTCAAGGTCGTTAAATCTTGAATTTATCCAATGCTGGTCTGGGAATAAGTCTGAAAAATCGTCCCAATTATTAATAATGATTTGGCATAATTCCCCAAAAAAGGTATATCCGATATTAATGGCTGAACGTTGTGCGTGATATCGGTTAAATTTTTCTTTGTCTTTTAATTTTTCAACACTATTCTTTATTTTGTTAGGAATTTTATCAGTCCACCAAGTTGGACCATAGCGTTCCGCTAGTCTTTCTTGAATTAATTCTCTAACAGCATTTTCTAAACAAAAAAATACTGTGAAAACAGAAGACATTTTGGTCGCATTATGAATAATTCTCGGACTAAAATCTGTCTCTTGAATTCTGCTAACACCTTTTAGTTTCTGACCTTCTCTTACTGAAATCCCCGAATCTTCTAATTTGTCCAATGTGTCATCAAGAAGAAGTCCGTTAAATATGAATTCCTTAAGTTTTTTTGAGTTTTTCATTACATAAGATTTTCTTTAATACTCTTGAAAATCGCATTATAAACGGAAATATCTGTAGTCGCTGGTAAATGAATTTGAATATTGTAATGAAAATCAGGTGAACCAATAACAGGCATTTGTATTTTGGGGTCAGCTTTAGTAGGCTGTTCTTTTTTTGTTTCTTGTTTAGGTTCGACTTTTGGCTTTTCTTCAATAATAGGCTCTTCAAATTCCGCTATATCTGTTAAAGTTTTATAAGTTGCATAAAATCTGTTAACTGACGTTTCGTCTTTTCCTGTAACTCTGCTTATTGCTCCTCTTATTTCATCTTCATTAGCCTCGTGAATTTTGGTGTTAATGGCGTACAAATCACTATAAAGCTCTCTGATTTGCTCTCCAAGTACATATCTAAATCTTGTTGCATCTCTTAAATCCTTATACTTTTCTGTTGGTGAACTATCATCATTAAGAAATTCAAGTTTTTTTAATAAAGGAATTATTGCTCTGTCATTTGTACTTGCAAAACCTAATTGTTTTAGGAAAGCGTGTGTAAATTTAGTTGGTTCTGCTGCCTTTCTTAATTTGTCAAGAATTTGGGATATTTTCCCATTTGCGACCATATAAGGATATGTATCTGTCATATTTTGTTTTTTTAAATTGTGCCCAACGAGAGTTTGTGCATTAACCCACAAAACCTATGTTTTTCAAATGTAAATATATTTTTTGAAAATTAAGAGTTTTTTAAGCAAAATGTAGGGAGTTGATTTTGTTGTGTGAGGCTTTGGAGTTGTCTTTTCTAAAGTCGGATATGGTTTTGAAATGGGGTTATAGTTTTCTAATCATCCACATCACTTCTATATTGGTAATGCAAGCATGAGCCAGTTTTCTACAAGAACGGATTCCATTTCTGTAGCCGTAAAGATAGAGTTTAATTAAGTCTGTAGGGTGATAGGGAATATTTCCTTCTATATTAAGCGTATGGTTGGTAAAGCCGAGTGCTTTAACATCAAGCGTATCTACAAAGGCATCTACTACTCGGGCAAAACTATCGGGTGCTACCATTTGGTCTAAGCAGGTAACCTCCAACTGAAATCTGTCTTGTTTTTGTCGGTATTGCATACCTTAAAGATAATATCCTTATACCCAAGATATTTTTTTTCTTGTAAACTTGTCCACAATACGGTGTGTAGGTTATTGCACAGTCTGACGGTAAAGTATAAGCGTAGTGCGGGGTTACGAAGCCGATACTTTCAGTTTACCGATATGTTTGTTAATAGTTCATAAGTTCAAATTTAGCACTTTCGCCCGCATTACGCTTATACAATGTTGTGTGCTGTGCTTTTTTATTCAGCGTTTAACTTTAAACTATTTTTTCTCAAATATTCCTTGATTTGTTCAGCAGTTTTTCCAAACAAATCTTCGGATATTTTGTCCTTGATCTTTCGGAAAGTTTTAACGGTGTCAAAATCTTTCTCTTTTTCGTTATTTTTTTCTTTAGTCTTCATATTCTAAAATTTCTCTTGGTGACCTAATTTCTAATGATATATAATTCATTCTCAGATTGATAGAGTTATAACCTCTTATCTTGTATACATTTACGATATGTTTGAAATTCCAACTAACCAAAATGTCAACTTTGTTCAGTGTTGCAGTTGCAATGTGCAAACAGTCGTCAAAACTCGTTTTTCCGACAACTTTCTCTTCAATGTATTTTGAAGCAAGTGCGATTGCTTCATCATCTATCTCAACTTTTTCTTTGTTTTCTTTCGGTAATTTTTTAAAATATTCCCGTACATTTTTTGGTGCATTAGTCAATTCAGTTTCAGTTAAACTTGAATAAACGCAAATTATTTTTCCAAGGTTTACCCTCTCAAAAAGTTGAAGTGTCGCTTCTTCAAATTCCGAGTCAAAAACTCCACCAAAAACAGAAGTATCAAAATAAAATCTTTGCTTCATTTAATTTTTATTCTTTCTTCAAAGATAAGAATTTTCAATTTGATTTCCGTTTTCTTGCATAGCACCACAACGGTTTGCGTATATGTGTCAGGAGCGAAAAAGAAAGCCGAAACTTTCAATTTTGTACTGACCTAAGCAAAACCATTTTTTCTTTGCTAATTTACATTTTTTATGCAAATAAAAAATGGTTTTTGCGACATAGGAAATCGAAATGTTGAATTAGCCGTAAACCCGCTCTTGCACATATACGATGTTAGTGGCAGGCTTACTTGTCAAATTTTTTCATAAATTCTACCATACTTAATTTGTAACCATTTAAAAGTTTAAAAAGGTATTCTGTTACTTTAAACATATTAAAAGCAAAATCAACTTTTTCAGCAATTGAAAATTCTGTTGTTTCTGCAATTCTTATGTACATCATAAAATCATTTCCATCAATAATTCTGTCGTTGTTAATATTCAAGTGTTCATTAGAAAAATGAATAAAACCACTTGTATTTTCATAAAGCATTCTAAATCCTGGATATAATATATCTAATTTTTGCGACAAATATAAGTCTGTCATTTTGTTTCCTTCTCCGTCTCTAATGTTTCTTATTTGTTCACCGTTTATAATTCTGGTGTAAAAATCTAATCTATCTTTCACTAAGCTTAAAGCATAAAGTCTCATACAATTATCAGCTTGAAGTCTTAATAAATTTATTGCAGTTATCCAGTTGTTTGTTTCTGATAATGACTTAAATCCTCTATTCAATTCGATAGCTCTATGTACAATTGAAAATGTTAAATGACTTGGTTTTGAAAGTAATTTTCTATCTGTTTCATTTTTGAAAATGTCGAGAGCAGTTTGGTTCAGACTATTATTTAATTCGTCAAGTTTTTCAAAAATCAGAATTAAGTCTGTTTGGTTAACATTCTCATTGAGAATTTGTTTTTCCATAGCGTTTTGTTCAAAGCTTGCCACTAACGTTTTGGCTATGGCAAGTGCGGGATTTCAAGGCACAAACTTGTCAGATTAACGAGAAGTTTATTTAATGTAATCCCTTTCATATTAGCACTTTACCCCGCATTTGCTATAGCCGTTGTTATGGGCATAGTTTTCTTTTTCTTTTCTGTTCGGGTGCTTGAATTTAATGTCTTTTCCCTTTATTTTAATCTCTGAATTTTCAGTCAAGTAGTCATATAATTTTTGAGATTGCTCTTGTGTCAATTTGTAAGGTCTTGAATTCATTGATTTTTTACCGCTCTTGTTTCTTGCAATTGAATTTATCAATACATCTGTCGAAATTCCTTGTTGCTCAAAAAAGGGAATTAGGTCAATCAGGTCTCCGTTTTCTGTCTGGGGTTGAAAGCTTTTTTCACAGTCAGCCTTTAATGTGTATCTCCTACGTCTTTTAAATAAATGCTGGTTAAACGGTGGGTTTACCCATTTGTAATGGTGGTCAAATGATTGTTGGTTATCTACAATCAAGTCCGTTGGTTGAATTTGGTTTGCGTTTTCCCAATACTTCTTACTGTCGACTACAAAAACACAGTCACACAATAATTTTGTAAAATTTGGATAAGTGTCTCCTGAAACCCAAAACAAAATATTTTTTGGCTCAACTCTTAACTGAGTAATGTGGCAGAAGGAATGCAAAAACTGGTCGTTCCATAAATAAGGGTCTTGATTATCCGAAAAACTATCGTGATAAATTTTCAAGTTTCCTATCTCGGAAATTTCTCGTTTGGGGTGATAAACTAAATAATCCATAGTAAAAAAAACGAAGTGTGGCGGGA comes from the Chitinophagales bacterium genome and includes:
- a CDS encoding PIN domain-containing protein gives rise to the protein MKQRFYFDTSVFGGVFDSEFEEATLQLFERVNLGKIICVYSSLTETELTNAPKNVREYFKKLPKENKEKVEIDDEAIALASKYIEEKVVGKTSFDDCLHIATATLNKVDILVSWNFKHIVNVYKIRGYNSINLRMNYISLEIRSPREILEYED
- a CDS encoding transposase; this translates as MQYRQKQDRFQLEVTCLDQMVAPDSFARVVDAFVDTLDVKALGFTNHTLNIEGNIPYHPTDLIKLYLYGYRNGIRSCRKLAHACITNIEVMWMIRKL
- a CDS encoding PA0069 family radical SAM protein, with protein sequence MEDKGKNIIKGRGAQINTGNKFHKAQLEKYYDDFATEEEKQEYANENLATQFIKVYPKSILNKPKSPDIPVGFSMNPYQGCEHGCVYCYARNSHEYWDYSGGLDFEQKILYKPNAPQLLEEKLKSKNWKASSIMLAGNTDCYQPIERKMGITRNILEVFYKYRHPVGIITKNALITRDIDILQKMAQDNLIVVSFSLTTLNQELKSKLEPRTASVRNALRTIKQLSDAGIPVNVMMAPIIPALNSPEILKLVKTVSEHGALSVGYTMVRLNGMLGQLFEDWIRKHYPMKADNVLNKIRECHNGQLNDSRYGVRMSGDGNIAQIIADQFQLARQKYLKGKERLPLNYNLYQQYKTGQRELF
- a CDS encoding DUF5343 domain-containing protein; translated protein: MTDTYPYMVANGKISQILDKLRKAAEPTKFTHAFLKQLGFASTNDRAIIPLLKKLEFLNDDSSPTEKYKDLRDATRFRYVLGEQIRELYSDLYAINTKIHEANEDEIRGAISRVTGKDETSVNRFYATYKTLTDIAEFEEPIIEEKPKVEPKQETKKEQPTKADPKIQMPVIGSPDFHYNIQIHLPATTDISVYNAIFKSIKENLM
- a CDS encoding rhodanese-like domain-containing protein; translated protein: MKTINNHIAQTEFIAGKAIIVDVREPAEFKEKHIPGALNLPSTNYDKNHYSGFKDINIYLVCESGKRASQIQNKLANDGFANTKLLETQMQNVQKTKEVKGWSVDRQFRMTLGMLLAIFLILHFAGIKYGIIIPIILSTGLIITSIIDRCYMRMGIAMLPWNREKEY